AAAAAGATTCGCTCAGTGATTTAGAAAAACAATATCACCAAAAGCTGAAAGAAGCGAGAAATTATCAAAGCTCAGAAGACGTGAGCACTTTCTCAGCGATCATGTACGAAGCCAACAAACTTTACAGCGAAATAGAAAACCAGCGCCACGCACAGCAAATGCATGCACAATACCCCGAAATAATGAATCCCCTCCGATAGCACAGGCAACCAGCAAACCCCTGAAATTTTGGAGGGAAAAGCGGAGCAATATTGCTCCGCTTTTTTTATGCCCGGAAATGGGCACTTTTTCTGAAATCGCGGTTTGTCCTGTCCTGGAATTCCTTGCTCAATTGCCACTTGCACCC
Above is a window of Bacteroidia bacterium DNA encoding:
- a CDS encoding DUF6435 family protein, with amino-acid sequence MFSLFKKDSLSDLEKQYHQKLKEARNYQSSEDVSTFSAIMYEANKLYSEIENQRHAQQMHAQYPEIMNPLR